ctaagcatccttgaaatcgagaaagatttcacaacttccttcaaacggctctaatctcctcCAATGAAGAAAAgtggcaagaagaaggtgaagatggctcccacaatcaaaagattgttaaaactacttttaaagaaaactcaagagaaaattattggagaaaactcaaagagaattttcactcaacaaaatctgatttaatgtgtaattcaATGTGTTTAAGGGTAgtggccaagccatatatataggcctcctaactactttcctagccctactagaaaaacttaaaaaccctaattttgacTTTCAAAGGGAATTTCGACCAAGgtctttaaatgggcctcttggactgaatttttacatagaaatttattcataaagtctaaaattaaaattaagtatttaaagaattaaattgggccactttgacaatttggcccgATTTtcactaagtctaatttaaacttcggattgggcttggaacatcttattgggccttgtcttcaagaacttgagcttgtaatccgttcttcctgaaattggcttgttaatgctTGTAACTAATATCCAATGCaccttagttgcaagattcggtttcttggaccaagatttccaagatttgaaatcttgattttcttgattcttgaaattgctcaaaacagcaaaattggaccaagattcggtttcttgattttcttgaaaacaagaaagtgaatcttgattttctttttccttcgtgaCTCGTATCAGTTTCATACAcatttgcctggcctttgacctcgtattgggccttgtggtaatttgagcccatcacgttcttaagcttgagttgggcctttgtgactcgtatcaccaCGACTTCAATATAGTGTTGAAGTTCCACAACGTTGGTGATATCTCGGTTGAGACCAGCAAGGAAACGCGTGATGTGATCCAGCTCGGTTGATTGATTCGATTCACGTGATTGCCCGATCGTTAACGAGGAGTAGTTGGAGTTGTCAAAATTGGGTGATTTAGGCTAAGGTTTGTGGAAGCTTTGAAAGGGGTTTAGATGAGTGGTTTGGTGTTGGTAGGTTAGGTTTAGAATAGAAACAAGGTATAATAGAAAATGTAATTGATGGAGATGGAAATTAGAACTTAAACGTCAAGATAGTTTCAATACTATAATGAGTATCGCCCCAAATCTTATATGGTTTAAGGTGAAAAGATGGAAACAGGAatatggaccttgacccgttacttaacaaagtaagaaccaaaggtatattgaaatggatgaaCGCCATGATGTGACCATGCCCCATGGCTCTCTAAGTCCTAGTTTCGATCCCAATAAGCTCCCAAAAGGACCCATGATTCGAGTGTGGTCCAAGCGATTCCAAGAAGCTGTTTCAGCATTATTTCTTAGAATTTTGAAGGAGGATCAGTTTGTTAATGAAGGGAAAGCTCGGGCTAATCCATTGGGGAATCCATGCATCTTAGTGCAAGCTGATTTTAGCTCCAATCAGCTCatttgagctcaattcagctcattcgagctcaatttagctcgttaattttattgtttaaataaatcgagtattatttatattttaatcaattttctaCAGCTCATGATCGAATTATTTAGCTCAATTCAGTTCATTAAGTTGTTTCACATCTTTTGAGCTAGCCGAATTTATTATTagctatgttttatttatgtgttttaaattgcttatttaatatgttttgatgttaGTTAGTCTAAGATCAACTGAATatagtttgaatttaatttgttcattgtCTTTGTAGGTACCTACGAATGTGGGAACACAATTAATGCCGATTCATGAACATGTTGATTCGACGTATGTGTGGATGCATGAATGACTATCTACAATGAATAAGTGATTTTAAAGATGATACATGAATGGTTCATTACACTGAATGGGAGAGTGTATGAATGTCCACCTACATGCATCGGTTGCTGTCCATTGAACTCCAtgatacggccacgcctcaagtcctacctagctcgaacaaggagccgttggagttgccccaaggtcccatcacccgatcacgagctaaacaattcaaggaggctgtttcggctttagttgacaaagtttggggcgagatcttggttggtcacatcgaggaagcttggaccaactcgaaaagcaatccgtgcactttaatacgagctgaattaacttccatttcagctcaatgagctcaaattagctcaacttcagctcaaacattttcaattcagttcaatatcaactagacattaatttaatagctgaatatttatttaagtcgatttaattagtttattacagcttattaatatgtttgttgcatgtttttaatatgtcaagttttattacatgatttaaaGTTGCTTTAAagctgccgaatttaatgagCTGATTTTAGTGTCATTGTTGACCGAATTAATGTGTCTagtttttattcttaatttagtTCAGCTAAATACCACATTAATCTTAGTTCTTCCTATTTATGTAGGTTGGCGAATGTGGGGTTCATTTAGCAAGGTGAGCCGAATGTGGAGATTCATTTAGCTTGGTGCATGCACAATAGATTCAATGAACACGgagatacatgcatcaaattggtgagCTGAATTTGGCATTCCTAGGTGACTATTCGGTCAAGAGAGCtaatgtttccaactccaaagTGTCAATTAATCCTTTCACATTTCTTTGGATgcatcttggcttttcggttctatgtgttcacactccatgactcttcaaagttgagctttcacacttgaattggctgccaaatttgtgaggcattttctctcaaatttcgttcgagacccgtaagagttatctagcttctagtggcgtctttccgagtctttctttcgaacttatcactccctaaacccgagtgtggcgttcacctttgatacctttggttcatactttcctaagtatcgggtcaaggtccttatcaaCTATTCCCAactcatttaggtcctataagtttcgggtcgacacttttctttagtgttggttcactcttgacctttttgaacccttaccatttcgtaccaattcccaaataccaaaacgtaccaaaaccaaataccatttcttaattaatcctAAACCAAACTCGACCATTCTAgtcataccatttcgacttaaaccaaatccacatccaactttgcacgGACTTACTTTACTTCTTTgaactcaaatatattttatcttcttcttgtCTAATATACTTCTTcatttacgatcgggaactaaacgactcgggttcaactactaaatcgagatcgtatcatttggtatcgagTGGTTAAACGAGAAGAACGGACGTTCGAGAAGAGCGAGtaagtaaatttgtaaaaaaaaatttttaaaaattgaaaagaaaaaaatcaaaaaaatgtATACGGTCTAGGTGCGGATGAAAAGATCGTGAAAgatctgtaaaaaaaaaagagtctggagacgcttcaacaaaatttttttcaaaatcacattctaCACTCTTTTATATCCCTCTTAGTGAAATTTCAcgctattaaaaaaaatttcgatataaaaaaaagtgtttcGAGTTTGTAAGTTTGGCATTCTCTTCTATTCATCTTGATGTGCgcacgctcacaccaacaaagcaaactgatccggaggtcttaccattaggacctattactcgatctagggcaaagaaattcagggaagccttgttccttacttgtgctacgattccagatttattcgatcatgttcatgccttagaacataggctttataacatgttgcatgctgatatgtgacgtatttaggttctactatgtattatgtgtgtatttaagtatgttttggtattgatttgatgttgtttgtgttttaatgaataagtttgcattatgtttactgacttgttaataagttttcaataagtttgcattactttaatgcatgtttgtttaccataaggaaacgtaatAGAGCAATGActtaagatatcatttctagcttggttgaagctcaaatatgtgcatgcagctcatctcagctcgaaatagttctgaaagattgtttctagctcatttcagctcaatacatttctagctagctcaaactcagcTCCACCAGCTCAACTCCAGCTGACGAGTCCAGAAGCAGCtgaaacgtgtcctatgtaatggcaagtgtcctatgcatttgtggcagcccatgaggcatccaaacatgtgaggagcacatgaccgcttgtgcacaagagtgtgtgtgtgcatgtgtagccgaatatacaaggataagaacaagggaggttgtcgtttgaaatttaaatgtatggctgttattaaaatgacgccaaaaggagttataactccttattttaaacccttttgattacagccacgaatttccattcaacacccctcttttgtacttataaatacatattaaaatgatgtattcaggtaagatgatttatgaaaacaattacgtttgagaatttctctcaatttcggttcttcattgaactttccttggcatttcaaacttagtttgttgtgtcaaattttcttgatacttcgggttcctagatcactatctagagggtccaagtcctttttgacgttgaacagattcgattcgggtttgctcagtagattgtgcaagttctttcgagtttaacgttattctattccaacgattactttgccattgttgaacactcaagttgctgccttggccgttcatgaagcgttcgacttcaccgattgaatttctttttgttttaaacgccaacaacttcattttccttccattttcgttcttttattttacccatattttaccatgattatttctttaattccttgctgttttcttgttgcaggaacgtgcttacaacattcctagatccgtaacatacgaagatagtctgtttcgttaggctacatcgtatcaCATCTTCTAAGCCACACTTAGCCTAAAgcctttcttgtttcttttagccTACCCGTAACCTAACATCAAACCCTTGTAAAGCCATTTGAAGCCGACCCATTGAACTACGATAAGGTCACGACGAGTCACTTACGAAATCACAAGAGGAaattgagtggaaaaaggcGTGAGAgttacattaaaagaaaaagccaaaaaaattgagtgaaacacgagtggagtgttattctttcttttcgaGAGATTCGTGAGGTTTTGTTGTGAggttttattttcatgtctcAAAGTCCTGAACGAAATATGGCGGAAGGAGGTGGAAGGCAACCAATCCGAAACATTGCGCCTGGAGGAGGTGGAGTGCCGGATTTGGCTCAACAAGCCTTGTTACGAGAAATCCAACACATGATCCAAGGTGAGTTAGAATCCATTAACGAACGATTGGATCGAGTTGAATTGGGGAATCAACGAGAGCGTACACCCCAAGGGCCGCAAAGAAGGCGAGACCAATTGGAAATCAATCAAGACGACCTATATGATCCGAATGAAGCCGAAAGTGATCAAGGATCAAACATAAGTGAAGGACGAAGAGGTCAAAGGAACCGAGGTAATCGGAATCAAAGACGCATGGATGATGACTTAAGGAACATTAAACTATCCATTCCatcctttcaaggaaaatttgatCCGGAAGCCTACTTGGAATGGGAGAAGAAGATCGAATTGGTTTTTGATTGTCATAATTATTCCGAGATCAGAAAGGTGAAGTTTGCTGCCATAGAATTCTCTGATTACGCTATGATttggtgggatcaactcactACAAGCCGAAGAAGGAATGGGGAAAGGCCAATATCAACTTGGGCTGAGATGAAGGCCGTGATGCGACACCGATTCATTCCCTCCTATTACCATCGGGAACTCtatcaaaaacttcaaaatcttaCTCAAGGCTCAAAGAGTGTTGAGGAttattttaaagagatggagattGCGATGATCCGAGCCGATGTCCAAGAAGATCGTGAAGCAACGATGGTGCGATTCCTTGCTGGTCTCAATCGAGACATCGCCAACGTTGTGGAATTGCAACATTACATCGAGATTGTGGACATGGTACATATGGCCATTAAGGTAGAGAAGCAACTTAAACGAAAAGGTACCACCCGAAGTTATCCTACCCCAAGCACAACTAGATGGGGGCAAAGCTCGAGTAAAACTAATCCTCCTAGTCGTGCCAAGGAGCCAATGGTGCCTGCTAAAGCAAACAAACCTATGGGTGATACGAGCAAAGGTAAGGCAACCGATTCATTTGCTAATCGTTCAAGggatattaagtgttttaagtgcCTTGGAAGGGGCCACATTGCGAGTCAATGTCCCAACCGCAACGTCATGGTGGTTCAAGCAAA
This genomic window from Gossypium raimondii isolate GPD5lz chromosome 10, ASM2569854v1, whole genome shotgun sequence contains:
- the LOC105775468 gene encoding uncharacterized protein LOC105775468, which produces MAEGGGRQPIRNIAPGGGGVPDLAQQALLREIQHMIQGELESINERLDRVELGNQRERTPQGPQRRRDQLEINQDDLYDPNEAESDQGSNISEGRRGQRNRGNRNQRRMDDDLRNIKLSIPSFQGKFDPEAYLEWEKKIELVFDCHNYSEIRKVKFAAIEFSDYAMIWWDQLTTSRRRNGERPISTWAEMKAVMRHRFIPSYYHRELYQKLQNLTQGSKSVEDYFKEMEIAMIRADVQEDREATMVRFLAGLNRDIANVVELQHYIEIVDMVHMAIKVEKQLKRKGTTRSYPTPSTTRWGQSSSKTNPPSRAKEPMVPAKANKPMGDTSKGKATDSFANRSRDIKCFKCLGRGHIASQCPNRNVMVVQANGEIELEEEELEDEPETVSDNEEEVEHALDGELLVVKRSLSIQSIDDEQQRENIFHTRCQVQGKLCSVIIDGGSCTNVASTLMVEKLNLPTTKHPTPYKLQWLNDGGELKVTKQVMFEKCFWQDNRSLISKTFFWIEHQIDFVPEAVIPN